In the genome of Vibrio sp. NTOU-M3, one region contains:
- a CDS encoding PilZ domain-containing protein, giving the protein MSEMSFEQKRQYYRLKYPRRARPYVRIEERLFSVTEVSEKGLRVLMGDLPALYRGLSLSGKLSLSGNRTIHFEGAILRFDKDEVILQLSKGPSFKNMVEEQRRIRQKYPSYFARLRQQAA; this is encoded by the coding sequence ATGAGTGAAATGTCATTTGAGCAAAAGCGACAGTATTATCGGTTGAAATACCCTCGCCGAGCACGTCCGTATGTTCGAATTGAAGAGCGTTTGTTCTCTGTAACGGAAGTTTCTGAGAAAGGGCTAAGAGTGCTAATGGGGGATTTACCTGCACTCTATCGAGGGCTGAGCCTGTCTGGTAAGTTAAGTTTATCTGGTAATCGGACCATTCACTTTGAAGGGGCCATACTACGTTTTGACAAAGATGAAGTGATCCTTCAGCTTTCAAAAGGGCCAAGCTTCAAAAATATGGTAGAAGAGCAGCGCCGTATACGTCAGAAATACCCATCCTATTTCGCTCGACTTCGTCAGCAAGCAGCATAA
- the norR gene encoding nitric oxide reductase transcriptional regulator NorR, with translation MADTTERVLLNIALNLSSNLSSKHQYQKLIDGIGQVFPCDASALFVFDEDGFLTPVAVKGLSTSVLGRRFFPSAHPRLQAIIESKTPVRFDADSSLPDPFDGMMLSEEHNIDVHDCMGASLYVDGQLVGVLTLDALAVGAFDHVDSLAIETFAALAAATLRNIAQFKALKAQNQKQKHVTQMLIQQARSLHGEMVGLSPQMRQLKNNIDTVAKSDYAVLITGETGTGKELVAHHLHANSLRADKPMVYVNCAALPEGLAESELFGHVKGAFTGANSHRAGKFELADGGTIFLDELGELPLVLQAKLLRVIQQGELQRVGSDKHLLVNVRIIAATNRQLEQEVEQGQFRADLYHRLNVFPIHVPALRKREGDIPVLAGYLLEKVRQQFNVPNLHLHPKALSALEQQHWAGNVRELEHTLTRAALRAIQEEKQTILLSHFEGNIATKDVKMTTHFFPAESSPMRSLVEGYQKDLIRHALDKSDGTWAKAAQFLQMDRGNLYRMGKKLGVDS, from the coding sequence ATGGCAGATACCACTGAACGCGTTCTTCTCAACATCGCACTCAATTTAAGCTCAAATCTTTCCAGCAAACATCAATATCAAAAACTGATCGACGGAATCGGTCAGGTCTTTCCATGCGATGCCAGCGCTCTGTTTGTGTTTGATGAAGACGGTTTTCTAACACCCGTCGCGGTGAAAGGTCTCTCCACCAGCGTATTAGGGCGTCGTTTTTTCCCAAGTGCTCACCCAAGGCTCCAAGCGATTATCGAAAGCAAAACTCCCGTTAGATTTGATGCCGACAGTTCACTTCCCGACCCCTTTGATGGCATGATGCTTTCAGAAGAACATAACATTGATGTTCACGATTGCATGGGAGCAAGTCTTTATGTTGATGGACAACTCGTGGGCGTGCTAACCCTTGATGCTCTGGCCGTCGGTGCGTTCGACCATGTTGATAGCTTAGCGATTGAAACCTTTGCGGCTTTAGCTGCGGCAACGCTACGTAATATCGCTCAGTTCAAAGCGCTAAAAGCTCAAAACCAAAAGCAAAAACACGTCACCCAAATGCTCATCCAACAAGCACGGTCGTTGCATGGTGAAATGGTGGGACTCAGCCCTCAAATGCGCCAGCTTAAAAACAATATCGACACGGTTGCCAAATCTGACTATGCGGTATTAATCACCGGAGAAACGGGTACAGGTAAAGAACTGGTTGCTCACCATCTGCATGCCAATTCGTTACGAGCAGATAAACCCATGGTTTACGTTAACTGCGCCGCTTTACCTGAAGGATTGGCAGAGAGTGAGCTCTTTGGCCATGTCAAAGGTGCTTTCACAGGTGCCAATAGCCATCGAGCAGGAAAATTTGAACTGGCTGATGGCGGTACCATTTTCCTTGATGAGCTTGGTGAATTGCCATTAGTGCTGCAAGCGAAGCTGCTTCGCGTGATCCAACAGGGCGAGCTGCAACGTGTCGGTAGTGATAAGCATCTTTTAGTCAACGTTCGCATCATTGCTGCGACCAACCGACAACTTGAACAAGAAGTGGAACAAGGGCAATTTCGTGCAGACTTATATCATCGCCTAAATGTGTTTCCGATCCATGTCCCGGCCCTTCGTAAACGCGAGGGTGATATCCCAGTACTTGCTGGCTATTTATTAGAGAAAGTACGCCAACAATTTAACGTGCCCAACCTTCACCTCCATCCCAAAGCATTAAGTGCTTTGGAGCAACAACATTGGGCAGGGAATGTGCGAGAGCTTGAGCACACCTTAACCCGGGCGGCGCTACGTGCAATACAAGAGGAAAAACAAACCATTTTACTCAGCCACTTTGAGGGGAATATCGCGACTAAAGATGTAAAAATGACAACGCATTTTTTTCCCGCAGAAAGCAGCCCTATGCGTTCACTCGTGGAAGGCTATCAAAAAGATCTCATTCGCCATGCACTTGATAAATCGGACGGAACTTGGGCAAAAGCCGCACAATTTTTACAAATGGATCGCGGGAACCTGTACCGCATGGGCAAAAAGCTCGGTGTCGATTCCTAA
- a CDS encoding ABC transporter permease has protein sequence MFRAAYLFLIILCITPTIPGLVGVLASSLSYIPPIGLDQLSLAGYLQVFNWVGYEQSLLLTIASAFFSTYLSCLFCFAILQQLWLNRHWRKVENLLSPLLAMPHVAFAIGFAFLFAPTGMLARLISQSFGIELNTQDTAWLVNDPYALGLTIALSFKEVPFLLLMSIPVLQQLKIENVAKVSASLGYTPNQMWWKAVFPQWLVKMRFALFAVMAYGVSVVDLSLILGPNNPPTFAVLVWQWFNDPDLSLLPRAAAGAVILFITASLLMLVIIVLEKLITGHWGKWQFSGRYGFALPGKSLFAFSALMAAMMFPLMAIWSFAHRWRFPDLLPSKYSEHFWMNEWVNIIPTIHQSLLLALVTATAALMLGILAQEYKAKYKLHLPNYIIALPMLIPQLSILFGLQISTLYLSSDSFFLWVSWSHIFFAFPFVYLALDGPWRSYDNNYTRAALSLGKTPLYTFIHVKAPLLLPAILYAWAVGASVSLAQYLPTLILGGGRIATITTEAVALSSGFDRRVTAIYAIWQAILPFVFFSLAVVLGRLQHRRRLFSKEPVTHDTMSRKPHHP, from the coding sequence ATGTTTCGAGCGGCGTACTTATTTTTGATCATCCTCTGCATTACACCAACCATTCCTGGGTTAGTTGGTGTACTGGCGTCTTCTCTTAGTTATATTCCCCCAATTGGATTAGATCAGCTTTCATTAGCAGGCTATTTACAAGTGTTCAATTGGGTTGGGTATGAGCAATCTCTCTTACTCACTATCGCCAGCGCATTTTTTAGTACCTATTTATCCTGTCTGTTTTGCTTTGCGATATTGCAGCAGCTATGGCTCAATCGTCACTGGCGAAAAGTAGAAAACCTTTTGTCCCCTTTATTAGCGATGCCTCACGTGGCTTTTGCTATCGGTTTTGCTTTTCTATTCGCTCCAACAGGCATGCTTGCACGCCTGATCAGCCAAAGCTTTGGCATTGAATTGAACACTCAAGATACCGCGTGGTTAGTCAATGACCCTTATGCGCTTGGATTAACCATCGCACTCTCCTTTAAGGAAGTGCCCTTTTTGCTTTTGATGAGCATTCCAGTATTGCAACAGCTGAAAATAGAGAACGTTGCCAAAGTCAGCGCCTCTTTGGGTTACACACCGAACCAAATGTGGTGGAAAGCGGTATTCCCACAATGGTTGGTTAAAATGCGCTTTGCCTTGTTTGCCGTGATGGCTTATGGCGTTTCCGTGGTCGACCTCAGCCTCATCTTAGGGCCTAATAATCCACCAACCTTTGCCGTCTTGGTTTGGCAATGGTTTAACGACCCAGATCTATCACTATTACCTCGCGCAGCGGCTGGTGCGGTCATCCTTTTTATCACTGCTAGCCTGCTTATGCTTGTGATTATTGTGCTCGAAAAGCTCATTACAGGTCATTGGGGAAAATGGCAGTTTTCTGGGCGCTATGGTTTTGCATTACCGGGGAAAAGCTTATTTGCATTTTCCGCCCTAATGGCTGCGATGATGTTCCCGTTGATGGCTATCTGGAGTTTTGCTCATCGCTGGCGATTCCCTGATCTATTGCCATCGAAATACAGTGAACACTTCTGGATGAATGAATGGGTAAATATTATTCCAACGATTCATCAGAGCTTACTTTTAGCACTGGTGACGGCAACCGCCGCTCTTATGCTTGGTATTTTGGCTCAAGAGTACAAGGCCAAATACAAACTGCATTTGCCTAATTACATCATTGCCCTACCAATGTTGATCCCGCAGCTGTCGATACTATTTGGGTTGCAAATCAGCACCCTCTATCTCTCTAGTGACTCGTTTTTCCTCTGGGTAAGCTGGTCGCATATTTTCTTTGCTTTCCCCTTTGTCTACCTTGCATTAGATGGCCCATGGCGCAGCTACGACAATAACTACACTCGAGCCGCATTAAGCCTAGGTAAAACGCCACTCTATACGTTTATTCATGTAAAAGCGCCTCTACTCTTACCCGCCATCTTGTACGCTTGGGCGGTTGGTGCCAGCGTAAGCTTGGCGCAATATTTACCGACGCTTATCTTAGGTGGTGGCCGCATCGCCACCATCACCACAGAGGCGGTTGCTTTATCCAGTGGGTTCGACCGCCGTGTCACCGCAATTTATGCCATTTGGCAAGCTATACTGCCATTTGTTTTCTTCTCTCTCGCTGTTGTATTAGGCCGACTGCAACATCGTCGTCGCTTATTTAGTAAGGAACCTGTTACGCATGACACTATGTCTCGAAAGCCTCACCATCCGTAA
- a CDS encoding META domain-containing protein → MKLSSKTLLAAITLPVLMTACASNGGDVKQITAQDLQHHNWELVSIDGKAIETSERQKAPRLEVGEKMTANGNAGCNNFFGQAELKNNQFRIEKMGMTMKMCIGDIMDVEQTVANTLMEWSDMTLTKDGLVLKNDAHTLTFKLNDWKN, encoded by the coding sequence ATGAAGCTTAGTTCAAAAACATTACTTGCAGCAATCACACTACCTGTACTGATGACAGCGTGCGCAAGCAATGGAGGCGATGTGAAACAAATTACAGCTCAAGATCTACAACACCATAACTGGGAACTCGTCAGCATTGATGGCAAAGCAATCGAAACTAGCGAACGCCAAAAAGCACCTCGCCTTGAAGTTGGCGAAAAGATGACGGCAAACGGCAACGCAGGTTGTAACAACTTCTTTGGCCAAGCAGAGCTTAAAAACAACCAATTCCGCATTGAAAAAATGGGCATGACCATGAAGATGTGTATTGGTGACATCATGGACGTAGAGCAAACTGTGGCAAACACTCTAATGGAATGGAGTGACATGACCCTAACTAAAGACGGGTTGGTGCTTAAGAATGATGCACACACATTGACATTTAAACTGAACGACTGGAAAAACTAA
- a CDS encoding ABC transporter substrate-binding protein codes for MIRLITSFFALIFSFQAFSQASAEWPQITDKAQGQTVYFHAWGGSQEINNYIRWAGNELQKQYGIKLVHVKVTDIAETTTRLIAEKAAGKNSGGSVDMVWINGENFKSMKANQLLHGPFVADLPSWKYVDKSLPVDSDFSEPTEGLEAPWGVGQLVFIYDEKKLNNPPASFAEMLSYAQAFPNRLSYPRPPEFHGTSFLKALLIELTGNDPVLQKPASDVDFAMITKPLWQYLDAFHKVAWRQGKQFPAGSSEMVQLLDDGQVDLAVTFNPNAVFSAQANGTLAETTRAYAMEKGALSNIHFLAIPWNAKAKEGALVAINFLLSPDAQSRKGDLSIWGDPAVLENQYVTGSAKNTKLFKSVAEPHPSWQTALETEWQKRYGN; via the coding sequence ATGATAAGGTTGATTACCTCATTTTTCGCGCTCATTTTTTCGTTTCAAGCCTTCTCACAAGCCTCTGCCGAGTGGCCACAGATCACTGATAAAGCACAAGGACAAACCGTTTACTTCCATGCATGGGGCGGCAGTCAGGAGATTAACAACTACATTCGCTGGGCAGGCAACGAGCTGCAAAAGCAATACGGTATTAAACTCGTTCACGTAAAAGTCACGGATATCGCAGAAACAACAACACGCCTTATCGCTGAAAAAGCCGCGGGGAAAAATAGTGGTGGCAGCGTTGATATGGTTTGGATCAATGGTGAAAACTTTAAATCGATGAAAGCTAACCAGCTGCTTCACGGCCCATTTGTCGCTGATTTACCGAGCTGGAAATACGTTGATAAATCCCTTCCTGTTGATAGCGATTTTTCTGAGCCGACAGAAGGGTTAGAAGCCCCTTGGGGTGTAGGACAACTTGTCTTTATTTATGATGAGAAGAAGCTAAATAACCCACCCGCTTCCTTTGCTGAAATGCTGAGCTACGCACAGGCGTTTCCAAACCGCCTTAGCTACCCTCGCCCTCCTGAGTTCCATGGCACCAGTTTCCTTAAAGCACTATTGATTGAACTCACAGGTAACGATCCTGTACTTCAGAAACCGGCTAGTGATGTCGATTTCGCGATGATCACCAAACCACTTTGGCAATACTTAGATGCTTTCCATAAGGTAGCTTGGCGTCAAGGCAAACAGTTCCCTGCGGGCAGCTCAGAAATGGTTCAACTGCTTGATGATGGCCAAGTTGACCTTGCCGTAACTTTTAATCCAAATGCGGTATTTTCAGCTCAAGCCAATGGCACTCTAGCAGAAACCACGCGTGCCTACGCCATGGAAAAAGGCGCACTGTCTAACATCCATTTCCTCGCCATACCTTGGAATGCAAAGGCAAAAGAAGGAGCACTCGTTGCGATTAACTTCCTGCTAAGCCCTGACGCTCAATCACGTAAAGGCGATTTGTCTATCTGGGGTGACCCTGCAGTGTTAGAAAACCAATACGTCACTGGCAGCGCAAAAAATACCAAGCTGTTTAAATCGGTTGCAGAGCCACATCCAAGCTGGCAAACCGCGTTAGAGACCGAGTGGCAAAAGCGCTACGGCAATTAA
- a CDS encoding DUF1289 domain-containing protein, which produces MEQLEFFTVPNPCVGVCTVDEKGYCQGCMRKREERFQWLEMTPAQQLHVIKLCRQRYRRKIAQGKSAPEMSPEPQNPQQDLF; this is translated from the coding sequence ATGGAGCAGCTCGAGTTTTTTACTGTCCCTAACCCTTGTGTAGGTGTTTGTACAGTAGACGAAAAAGGCTACTGTCAGGGCTGCATGCGCAAGCGTGAAGAACGTTTCCAATGGTTGGAGATGACGCCAGCTCAGCAGCTACATGTGATAAAGCTATGCCGTCAGCGTTATCGCCGAAAAATCGCGCAAGGCAAATCGGCTCCAGAAATGTCTCCAGAGCCACAAAATCCTCAACAAGACCTTTTTTAA
- the rarD gene encoding EamA family transporter RarD, with protein sequence MNNPRLGNSMAAFSFVLWGLLPLYYQFLPQAATDELLAVRLLASVPFGALIVLLITKKLPDFKKIWANKQALKLTFLASSLMSISWAAFTWAMTHDRVIDASLGFFISPITMIALGVLVLGEHLSLGKRVALVLATVGLGYQVYQYGQVPVIALLMAVFFTLYGWYKRKITYDWSTCLFVEALVLAPFALAYMTYKSYTFGAESLSQGWEVFALYIGAAPATLIPLVFYSIAIRMTDMSNVGLMQYIEPSIQFLLAVFIFGEIFDEVKLISFSMIWAGLFLIVIEAIIRRAKRNARNST encoded by the coding sequence ATGAACAATCCACGCCTTGGAAACTCAATGGCAGCTTTCTCCTTTGTCTTGTGGGGATTGTTACCATTGTATTACCAGTTTCTTCCTCAAGCAGCGACAGACGAACTGCTAGCGGTAAGATTACTTGCTTCTGTGCCTTTCGGTGCATTGATTGTTTTGTTAATCACAAAAAAACTGCCCGATTTCAAAAAGATTTGGGCCAACAAGCAGGCATTAAAGCTGACATTTCTTGCCAGCTCGCTTATGTCTATTTCTTGGGCTGCATTTACTTGGGCGATGACTCATGACCGAGTGATTGACGCAAGTCTTGGATTTTTCATCAGTCCAATCACTATGATTGCGCTTGGCGTTCTTGTATTAGGTGAACATCTTTCCCTCGGCAAACGTGTCGCTTTGGTTTTAGCGACCGTTGGGCTTGGATATCAGGTTTACCAATACGGTCAAGTACCTGTGATTGCGCTATTAATGGCGGTATTTTTTACGTTATACGGTTGGTATAAGAGGAAAATCACTTACGACTGGAGCACATGTTTATTTGTTGAAGCGCTCGTGCTCGCACCATTTGCACTTGCTTACATGACATACAAGTCATACACCTTTGGCGCAGAATCCCTATCCCAAGGGTGGGAAGTATTTGCACTATATATAGGAGCTGCCCCTGCAACGCTCATTCCTCTGGTGTTTTACTCCATCGCTATACGTATGACGGACATGTCAAATGTTGGCCTGATGCAATATATCGAACCATCAATCCAGTTCTTACTCGCTGTATTTATATTTGGTGAGATTTTCGATGAAGTGAAATTAATCAGTTTTTCAATGATTTGGGCTGGTTTATTTCTGATTGTGATCGAAGCAATTATCCGCCGAGCAAAACGCAACGCACGAAACTCGACCTGA
- a CDS encoding OsmC family protein, protein MSEYTAVVSWQRQAAETFTDNKYSRAHQWEFDGGVIVPASASPHIVPLPLSVEENVDPEEAFIAALSSCHMLVFLSIAAKRNYVVEQYVDSAVGVLEPDENGKTAVTKVALRPSIRFSGERKPTYEQLEKMHHVAHENCFIANSVKTDVTTEIIFN, encoded by the coding sequence ATGTCAGAATACACGGCGGTGGTCAGTTGGCAGCGTCAAGCCGCAGAAACTTTTACAGATAATAAATACAGTCGAGCACACCAATGGGAGTTTGATGGTGGCGTGATTGTACCGGCTTCTGCATCGCCTCATATCGTCCCATTACCCTTGTCGGTGGAAGAAAATGTGGATCCTGAAGAGGCATTTATTGCGGCCTTATCAAGCTGTCATATGTTGGTGTTCTTATCGATTGCAGCCAAAAGAAATTATGTGGTTGAACAATATGTTGATAGTGCGGTCGGAGTATTAGAACCCGATGAAAATGGAAAAACCGCAGTGACAAAGGTTGCACTGCGTCCAAGTATTCGTTTTTCTGGCGAGCGTAAACCGACGTACGAGCAGCTGGAGAAAATGCACCATGTCGCTCACGAAAACTGTTTTATTGCGAACTCAGTAAAAACAGACGTAACAACAGAGATAATCTTTAACTAG
- a CDS encoding CDP-alcohol phosphatidyltransferase family protein, giving the protein MLDKFSIQVIRWPLTHSATLLDKWGVTANQTTFIGFLIGCLAFPALAMENYGLALLFIVMNRIADGLDGALARIQGITDAGGFLDISLDFLFYSLIPFGFVVANPEANAVAGAFLIFSFIGTGCSFLAFAVMAGKRGIDNPVYKHKSLYYMSGLTEGTETIACFVLFCLLPQHFALIAYIFGSACWFTTFTRIYSGFHTLKQPDSCEKSE; this is encoded by the coding sequence ATGCTCGATAAATTTAGTATTCAAGTGATCCGTTGGCCACTGACCCACTCTGCAACTTTACTCGATAAATGGGGAGTGACAGCCAATCAAACGACATTTATTGGTTTTTTAATTGGTTGCTTAGCGTTTCCGGCTCTTGCGATGGAAAACTATGGACTTGCCCTTTTATTCATTGTGATGAATCGAATCGCGGACGGCCTCGATGGTGCTTTGGCACGCATTCAAGGCATTACCGATGCAGGTGGCTTTCTCGACATCAGCCTCGACTTTCTATTCTATTCTCTCATCCCATTTGGTTTTGTTGTCGCGAACCCTGAAGCTAATGCCGTTGCCGGTGCCTTTTTGATTTTCTCCTTTATCGGAACGGGGTGTAGTTTCTTAGCATTTGCTGTCATGGCAGGTAAACGTGGTATCGATAATCCGGTTTACAAACATAAGTCACTTTACTATATGAGCGGTTTAACTGAAGGGACTGAGACTATCGCTTGCTTTGTCTTATTTTGTCTCCTTCCTCAGCATTTTGCTCTGATCGCCTATATATTTGGTTCGGCTTGCTGGTTTACTACCTTTACCCGTATTTACTCAGGTTTCCATACACTCAAACAGCCAGATTCATGTGAAAAATCTGAATAG
- a CDS encoding heavy metal-binding domain-containing protein, protein MLKTTTSTVDGKQIDQYLDVVVGEAILGANIFKDLFGAIRDVVGGRSGAYEREMGKARQIAFDEMEARAKELGADGIVGIDIDYEVVGQGGSMMMVSVSGTAVRFK, encoded by the coding sequence ATGCTCAAGACAACAACATCCACTGTGGACGGAAAACAAATTGACCAATACCTCGATGTGGTTGTGGGTGAAGCCATTCTTGGTGCCAATATTTTTAAAGACTTATTTGGTGCGATTCGCGATGTAGTTGGCGGGCGCTCCGGAGCGTATGAACGTGAAATGGGGAAAGCACGTCAAATTGCTTTTGATGAAATGGAAGCGAGAGCAAAAGAGCTTGGTGCCGATGGTATTGTTGGTATCGATATCGATTATGAGGTCGTTGGGCAGGGTGGCAGCATGATGATGGTAAGTGTCAGCGGTACCGCCGTTCGTTTCAAATAA
- a CDS encoding ATP-binding cassette domain-containing protein — MTLCLESLTIRKKGGEALFSDLNVTVQPADVLCLMGPSGCGKSTLLSLIAGHLSDEFEYQGTVKLNDATLMDKEPHLREVGILFQDDMLFPHLNVWQNLAFALPNAIKGEERKLRALHALSNISLEHLAESYPDQISGGQRARVSLSRMLLAKPKLALLDEPFSKLDKELRGQFRDWVIEQLRKANIPALMVTHDIEDVPANGHVLNWPWETQHAR, encoded by the coding sequence ATGACACTATGTCTCGAAAGCCTCACCATCCGTAAAAAAGGTGGAGAAGCACTGTTTTCTGATCTCAATGTCACCGTGCAGCCCGCAGACGTGCTCTGCTTAATGGGGCCAAGTGGGTGTGGCAAATCCACATTGTTAAGCCTAATTGCAGGCCATTTAAGTGATGAGTTTGAATATCAAGGTACGGTAAAACTTAACGACGCCACACTCATGGATAAAGAACCACACCTGCGAGAGGTCGGCATACTCTTTCAAGATGACATGCTCTTCCCTCACTTGAATGTTTGGCAGAACCTTGCGTTTGCTCTGCCAAACGCTATTAAGGGTGAAGAAAGAAAACTGCGCGCTTTGCATGCTCTTAGCAACATCTCTTTAGAACACCTTGCAGAGTCATACCCTGACCAAATTTCTGGTGGACAACGTGCGCGAGTCAGTCTTTCTCGTATGCTGTTAGCAAAACCTAAACTGGCGTTGTTGGATGAACCTTTTAGTAAACTTGATAAAGAACTACGCGGTCAGTTCAGAGATTGGGTGATCGAACAGCTGCGTAAAGCAAACATACCAGCGTTAATGGTGACCCATGATATTGAAGATGTGCCTGCTAACGGGCATGTATTGAACTGGCCATGGGAGACGCAACATGCTCGATAA
- the hcp gene encoding hydroxylamine reductase has translation MFCIQCEQTIQTPTTTGCSFAQGMCGKTAEVSDLQDVLVYTLQGVSFWATQARQFDIIEDAVDQWAPKAFFSTLTNVNFDPQRILDLTSQAAIFKAELKQKVLAAAAISNHELSVPEVANFELPATAEEILAIAPQVAVNRGKESVHEDVIGLRLLCLYGLKGAAAYMEHARVLHQTDNDIYAEYHEIMAWLGTDPEDLNALLDCSMRIGLMNYKVMAMLDEGETITFGHPEPTAVNVKPVKGKCILVSGHDLHDLEKILQQTEGLGINVYTNGEMLPAHGYPELKKYPHLVGNYGSAWQNQQKEFANFPGAIVMTSNCLLNPNVGQYADRLFTRSIVGWPGVEHIEGEDFSKVIRCALSQPGFQHDEIEHMITVGFGRNALMNAAPAVIDQVKQGNIKHFFLVGGCDGDKKERSYYTDFTTAAPEDTLILTLACGKFRFNKNTFGDINGIPRLLDVGQCNDAYSAIQLALALSKEFDCDINELPLTLVLSWFEQKAIVILLTLFALGVKGIYTGPTAPAFLTENLINIIQEKFDMRMISNVEDDLKTILAA, from the coding sequence ATGTTCTGTATTCAATGTGAACAGACAATTCAAACCCCTACTACAACTGGCTGCTCATTTGCTCAAGGCATGTGCGGAAAAACGGCGGAGGTGTCCGACCTACAAGACGTTTTGGTTTATACCCTGCAAGGGGTGTCTTTCTGGGCAACGCAAGCCCGTCAATTTGATATTATCGAAGACGCTGTTGATCAGTGGGCACCAAAAGCCTTCTTCTCTACCTTAACTAACGTTAACTTCGATCCTCAACGTATTCTGGATTTAACATCGCAAGCTGCCATTTTCAAAGCCGAACTAAAACAAAAAGTACTAGCGGCAGCAGCCATTTCAAATCATGAGCTCTCAGTTCCTGAAGTTGCAAACTTTGAACTGCCAGCAACAGCCGAAGAAATCCTAGCCATCGCACCGCAAGTTGCGGTAAACCGTGGAAAAGAGTCCGTCCATGAAGACGTTATTGGTTTGCGTTTGTTATGTTTATATGGCCTGAAAGGCGCAGCGGCATACATGGAGCACGCACGCGTGTTACACCAAACAGATAACGATATCTACGCGGAGTACCACGAAATCATGGCGTGGTTAGGCACCGACCCTGAAGATCTAAATGCGCTACTTGATTGCTCTATGCGCATCGGCTTAATGAACTACAAAGTGATGGCGATGCTGGATGAAGGTGAAACCATCACATTTGGTCACCCAGAACCAACCGCCGTCAATGTGAAACCAGTTAAAGGGAAATGCATATTGGTTTCTGGTCATGACTTACATGATCTAGAAAAAATCTTGCAACAAACCGAAGGTCTTGGCATCAACGTTTATACCAATGGTGAAATGTTGCCTGCACACGGCTACCCAGAGCTGAAAAAGTACCCTCACCTTGTAGGTAACTACGGTAGCGCTTGGCAAAATCAGCAAAAAGAATTTGCTAACTTCCCGGGTGCCATCGTGATGACATCGAACTGTCTTCTAAATCCAAATGTGGGTCAATATGCTGACCGCTTGTTTACTCGTAGCATTGTAGGTTGGCCGGGTGTTGAACATATTGAAGGGGAAGATTTCAGTAAGGTTATCCGCTGTGCCTTGTCACAACCAGGTTTCCAGCATGATGAAATCGAACACATGATCACTGTTGGCTTTGGCCGAAACGCGCTTATGAATGCAGCACCAGCCGTTATTGACCAAGTAAAACAAGGCAACATTAAACACTTCTTCCTTGTTGGGGGCTGTGATGGTGACAAAAAAGAACGCAGCTATTACACCGATTTCACTACCGCTGCGCCAGAAGATACGCTGATTCTAACGTTGGCATGTGGTAAGTTCCGCTTTAACAAAAACACCTTTGGTGATATCAACGGCATACCACGTTTGCTAGATGTAGGTCAGTGTAACGATGCTTATTCGGCGATTCAGCTGGCACTAGCTCTGTCTAAAGAGTTCGATTGTGACATCAATGAACTCCCTCTAACGTTGGTTCTTTCTTGGTTCGAACAGAAAGCAATTGTCATTTTGCTAACGCTATTCGCACTCGGTGTGAAAGGCATCTACACCGGGCCAACAGCTCCTGCATTTCTAACTGAGAACCTGATTAACATCATTCAAGAGAAGTTCGACATGCGAATGATTTCGAATGTTGAAGATGATCTAAAAACCATTCTTGCAGCATAA